Proteins from a single region of Parasedimentitalea psychrophila:
- a CDS encoding MarC family protein → MIDTAFLITSFVTLFVIVDPIGLTPVFLALTQGMSPARRRSVGLRSCFTAAGLLALFAAFGEAVLGFVGISMAAFRVAGGALLFLTALDMLFERRTKRRQDQGSDDDIDDPSVFPMAMPLIAGPGSIATVILLAGQRPGIEGFAMVITVMLAVLAVLVVMFLASGLFERMLGKTGINVITRLLGMLLAALSVQFILDGLKDFGFAG, encoded by the coding sequence ATGATCGACACGGCCTTTCTGATCACCTCGTTTGTGACGCTGTTTGTCATTGTGGATCCGATTGGCCTGACACCGGTATTTCTGGCACTGACTCAAGGCATGAGCCCAGCCAGACGGCGCTCGGTCGGGCTGCGCTCCTGCTTCACCGCAGCCGGACTGCTGGCCCTGTTTGCCGCCTTTGGCGAGGCGGTGCTGGGATTTGTTGGCATCTCGATGGCCGCCTTCCGGGTGGCTGGCGGCGCCCTGCTGTTCCTCACCGCACTGGACATGCTGTTTGAGCGGCGCACAAAGCGGCGGCAAGATCAGGGCAGCGACGACGACATTGACGATCCTTCGGTTTTTCCAATGGCAATGCCGCTGATTGCCGGACCAGGTTCGATTGCGACGGTGATCCTGTTGGCCGGGCAAAGGCCAGGTATCGAAGGCTTTGCCATGGTGATAACCGTTATGCTGGCGGTGCTGGCCGTGCTGGTGGTGATGTTTCTCGCCTCTGGCCTGTTTGAGCGCATGCTGGGCAAAACCGGCATCAATGTGATCACCCGACTTCTGGGAATGCTGCTGGCCGCCCTGTCGGTGCAGTTCATTCTCGACGGGCTAAAGGACTTCGGATTTGCAGGCTAG
- a CDS encoding retropepsin-like aspartic protease family protein — translation MTDVDFGRVIYLVLMLAAVGSWVFVQNRQRLGKTIQQLAIWAFIFLGVIAGYGLWDDIRRTVLSQQSVIRNSGQIAVPRSADGHYYLTLNINSVPVTFLVDTGATDVVLNAKDARRAGIDPDALAYLGRANTANGEVRTASVWLDSISLGPITDTNIRAWVNQGELDQSLLGMSYLQRWSSIEIRNGSLVLTR, via the coding sequence ATGACAGATGTCGATTTTGGCCGGGTGATCTACCTTGTGCTGATGCTGGCCGCCGTGGGGTCCTGGGTGTTTGTACAAAACCGCCAGCGGCTGGGAAAAACAATACAGCAGCTCGCCATTTGGGCCTTTATCTTTCTGGGCGTGATTGCAGGTTATGGGCTCTGGGATGACATCCGCCGCACGGTCCTGTCGCAACAATCCGTGATCCGCAACAGCGGCCAGATCGCGGTACCACGCTCAGCCGACGGTCACTATTATCTGACCCTCAACATCAATTCCGTGCCTGTCACCTTTCTGGTCGATACCGGCGCCACCGATGTTGTGTTGAACGCAAAAGATGCGCGCAGGGCCGGAATAGACCCTGATGCCCTGGCCTACCTGGGCCGCGCCAACACGGCCAACGGAGAGGTGCGCACCGCCTCGGTCTGGCTCGACAGCATTTCACTGGGCCCCATCACTGACACCAATATCCGGGCCTGGGTCAATCAAGGCGAACTGGACCAATCGCTGCTTGGTATGAGTTATCTTCAACGCTGGTCCAGCATTGAAATTCGCAACGGCTCGTTGGTATTGACCCGCTGA
- a CDS encoding DNA polymerase III subunit chi, whose product MGAVFFYHLTRRSLEQTLPMLLEKAGGAGWRVAVRGRDPDRMGWLDEHLWQGAKDSFLPHGVQGGPNDALQPVLLTTGAMAANTPDCVMAVDGASVSSDEVEALQRVCVLFDGTDGDAVKRARSQWKTLTDAGCSAQYWSEASGQWEKKAET is encoded by the coding sequence ATGGGCGCGGTCTTCTTTTATCACCTCACCCGCAGGTCCCTAGAACAGACCCTACCCATGCTGCTGGAAAAGGCAGGGGGCGCGGGTTGGCGGGTTGCGGTTCGCGGTCGGGACCCGGATCGCATGGGGTGGTTGGACGAACATCTCTGGCAGGGCGCTAAGGATAGTTTTCTGCCACACGGGGTGCAGGGTGGGCCCAATGATGCGCTGCAGCCGGTACTTCTGACCACTGGCGCGATGGCTGCCAATACCCCGGATTGCGTGATGGCTGTCGATGGTGCATCGGTGAGTTCGGACGAGGTGGAGGCGCTGCAGCGGGTCTGTGTCTTGTTTGACGGCACCGACGGAGATGCCGTCAAACGCGCGCGCAGCCAATGGAAGACACTGACGGACGCTGGCTGTTCTGCACAATACTGGTCCGAGGCCTCGGGCCAGTGGGAAAAAAAGGCAGAAACCTGA
- a CDS encoding leucyl aminopeptidase: MSHLTPIRFVDYDPKSLSEQVGRLVILITPEGLMDQAGRSANRLSKGALARLIASDSFKKAKTGQIISLGWPAGLQVEALDVLVLPRRVTPIEARKAGAALAKIGAGKIMTVMAGSMPKAADLALGIALRSYSFDQHKTAQDSKTLDAVVIAHKAHEETATKFAPMLAVAEGVHMTRDLINEPANVLTTTEFANRLVEMEAIGLKVEVLDEPQLEELGMRSLLCVGQGSDSPSKVVIMQWNGGLEGEAPLALVGKGVVFDTGGISLKPAGGMEDMTMDMGGAGVVAGTMRALALRGAKANVVGLVGLVENMPSGNATRPGDVVTSMKGDTIEVINTDAEGRLVLCDVMWYTQERFNPVGMIDLATLTGAIIVGLGHENAGVFSNNDALCNAFLKAAAAEDEGAWRMPLGKGYDDLIKSRIADIKNTGGRAAGSVTAAQFLKRFVKDETPWIHLDIAGVASVKADTSYAPKGATGWGVSALNRLVHNGFETQTETQTETQTETQTGAE, from the coding sequence ATGAGCCATCTGACACCAATCCGTTTTGTCGATTACGACCCCAAGTCACTGTCAGAACAGGTCGGGCGTCTGGTGATCCTGATCACCCCCGAGGGCCTCATGGATCAGGCTGGACGCAGCGCCAACCGACTGAGCAAAGGCGCCTTGGCGCGGCTCATCGCCAGCGACAGTTTTAAGAAAGCCAAGACCGGCCAGATCATCTCTCTGGGCTGGCCTGCCGGACTGCAGGTCGAAGCGTTGGATGTGCTGGTACTGCCACGCCGGGTCACTCCGATTGAGGCCCGCAAGGCCGGTGCGGCCCTGGCCAAAATAGGGGCCGGCAAGATCATGACGGTGATGGCCGGATCAATGCCCAAAGCCGCCGATCTGGCGCTTGGTATTGCTCTGCGCAGTTACTCATTTGATCAGCATAAAACGGCCCAGGACAGCAAGACACTCGACGCCGTGGTGATTGCGCATAAGGCGCATGAAGAGACTGCCACCAAATTTGCACCGATGCTGGCGGTGGCCGAAGGCGTCCACATGACCCGCGATCTGATCAATGAGCCCGCCAATGTACTGACCACAACCGAATTCGCCAACCGCCTGGTTGAGATGGAAGCCATCGGCCTGAAGGTCGAGGTGCTGGACGAGCCGCAGTTGGAAGAGCTGGGGATGCGCTCGCTGCTCTGTGTCGGTCAGGGCTCCGATAGCCCCTCCAAAGTGGTGATCATGCAGTGGAACGGCGGCCTTGAGGGCGAGGCTCCACTGGCGCTGGTCGGCAAGGGCGTGGTGTTTGACACTGGCGGTATCTCATTGAAACCGGCGGGAGGCATGGAAGATATGACCATGGACATGGGCGGGGCGGGCGTGGTGGCCGGCACCATGCGGGCGCTTGCGCTGCGCGGCGCCAAGGCCAATGTGGTTGGCTTGGTTGGGTTGGTGGAAAACATGCCCTCTGGCAATGCCACCCGTCCCGGCGATGTGGTGACATCGATGAAGGGTGACACCATTGAGGTGATCAACACCGATGCCGAAGGGCGTTTGGTGCTCTGTGATGTGATGTGGTACACGCAAGAGCGGTTCAACCCGGTTGGCATGATTGATCTGGCCACCCTGACAGGGGCCATTATCGTAGGCTTGGGGCATGAAAATGCCGGTGTGTTTTCGAACAATGACGCGCTGTGCAATGCCTTTCTCAAAGCCGCCGCTGCCGAAGATGAAGGTGCTTGGCGGATGCCCTTGGGAAAGGGCTACGATGATCTGATTAAATCCCGTATTGCGGATATCAAGAACACCGGTGGTCGCGCAGCGGGATCCGTTACCGCAGCCCAGTTCCTGAAGCGGTTCGTCAAGGACGAGACCCCTTGGATTCACCTGGATATTGCCGGCGTTGCTTCGGTCAAGGCAGACACCAGCTATGCGCCCAAGGGGGCCACCGGCTGGGGCGTGTCTGCGCTGAACCGGTTGGTACACAATGGCTTCGAGACGCAGACCGAGACGCAGACCGAGACGCAGACCGAGACGCAGACTGGGGCGGAGTGA
- the lptF gene encoding LPS export ABC transporter permease LptF — MSRFDRYLLSQYLLFFGFFSLILVAVFWINRAVVLFDRLIGDGQSALVFLEFTTLALPNLVRMVLPVAAFASAVWVTNRLSRESELTVLRATGTSPWQMARPALVFGVVTALMMSVLTHFLLPASIGQLKDRESEVTRNITAKLLNEGSFLHPAKGVTVYIRKIDPDGTLNDVFLSDRRTPGQSVLYTGARAFLVREQDRSHLVMVDGMALRMDLQGRKLSSTVFSDFSYDISSLTDKNGQRNRGIRVIPSYELLTRLDQIAEREKFSRGQLTEELHLRFARALVCVAVVLIGFSSLMLGTFSRFGVWRQALLAFVLLVVIEGLRGVVAGPVLENADLWPLIYLPSAIGLVIAAIFLQLAAHPIKLFRRPSQPATREAAQ; from the coding sequence GTGTCACGATTCGACAGGTACCTGCTGTCCCAATATCTACTGTTTTTCGGCTTCTTCTCGCTGATCCTGGTGGCGGTATTCTGGATCAACCGGGCGGTGGTGCTGTTTGATCGGCTGATTGGCGATGGACAATCGGCGCTTGTATTTCTTGAATTCACCACATTGGCGCTGCCCAACCTTGTGCGGATGGTTCTGCCGGTTGCCGCCTTTGCCTCGGCGGTTTGGGTGACCAACCGGTTGAGCAGAGAAAGTGAGCTGACAGTGTTGCGGGCCACCGGCACCAGCCCCTGGCAAATGGCCCGGCCAGCGCTTGTTTTTGGTGTTGTCACCGCGCTGATGATGTCGGTGCTCACCCATTTCCTGCTGCCTGCATCGATTGGCCAGCTGAAGGACCGTGAATCCGAAGTCACCCGCAATATTACCGCCAAGCTGTTGAACGAAGGCAGTTTCCTGCACCCCGCTAAGGGCGTCACCGTTTACATCCGCAAAATCGACCCGGACGGAACGCTGAACGATGTATTCCTTTCCGACCGGCGCACCCCGGGTCAAAGCGTCCTCTATACCGGGGCGCGGGCCTTTCTGGTTCGAGAACAGGATCGCTCCCATCTGGTGATGGTGGACGGAATGGCGCTTCGCATGGATCTTCAGGGCCGCAAGCTATCATCAACTGTCTTTTCTGATTTCTCATATGATATAAGTAGCTTGACGGACAAAAACGGGCAAAGAAACCGCGGCATTCGGGTTATTCCCAGTTATGAGTTGCTGACGCGTCTGGATCAGATTGCCGAGCGGGAAAAATTCAGTCGCGGCCAATTGACCGAAGAACTGCATCTGCGCTTTGCCCGGGCGCTTGTCTGCGTCGCGGTTGTGTTGATCGGGTTTTCGTCACTGATGCTGGGGACATTTTCACGGTTCGGAGTGTGGCGTCAGGCGCTGCTGGCCTTTGTGCTGCTGGTTGTCATCGAAGGTCTGCGCGGCGTGGTGGCTGGGCCGGTCCTTGAGAATGCCGATCTTTGGCCACTGATCTATCTTCCCTCGGCAATTGGGCTGGTGATCGCAGCCATCTTCCTTCAACTTGCAGCACATCCGATCAAACTGTTTAGACGCCCCTCACAACCGGCAACAAGAGAGGCTGCCCAGTGA
- the lptG gene encoding LPS export ABC transporter permease LptG, with amino-acid sequence MTLDLYYARRFLQWFAIICIVLLTLVMLIDLNEQFRRFDGFGLSFGQLVNLTLLTAPAALDQFLPLIMILSTIVLFVGLARSSELVVTRAIGRSGLRALAAPLSMAALIGVLTVTTLNPIVAATSNRYQDLADSYRTDGSAALSLSGEGLWLRQGGAQGQSVIHAAGYGGEAGNISLYDVTIVSYAPDGGPVRQIIAESAQIQGDVWLLKNAKAWPLTPGLNPETNSAIHDELRLPTTLTQDRIRDSLGSADGVSIYDLPETIRVLGQAGFSTKRHEVRFQVELARPLFLMAMVLVGAAFTMRHARSGGTGLAVLIAVLLGFGLYFIRNFAQILGENGQIPVSLAAWAPPVASVLLTLGLLLHAEDG; translated from the coding sequence GTGACGCTAGACCTCTATTATGCGCGCCGCTTCCTGCAATGGTTCGCCATCATTTGCATTGTCTTGCTTACGCTGGTGATGTTGATCGACCTCAACGAACAGTTCCGTCGTTTTGACGGGTTTGGTCTTAGTTTTGGTCAGCTGGTAAACCTGACCTTATTGACGGCGCCAGCGGCGTTGGACCAGTTTCTGCCGCTGATCATGATTCTATCCACCATTGTGTTGTTTGTCGGTCTTGCACGCAGTAGCGAATTGGTGGTGACCCGTGCCATAGGCCGGTCAGGGCTGCGCGCCCTGGCCGCACCGCTGAGCATGGCTGCGTTGATTGGCGTGCTGACAGTCACCACGCTGAACCCTATTGTTGCAGCCACCTCAAACCGGTATCAAGATCTGGCGGATTCCTACCGCACCGACGGCTCAGCGGCGCTGTCGCTGTCTGGTGAGGGCCTTTGGCTGCGCCAGGGCGGGGCTCAGGGCCAGTCCGTCATTCATGCCGCCGGCTATGGCGGTGAGGCCGGCAATATCAGCCTGTATGATGTCACCATCGTTTCTTATGCTCCCGACGGAGGGCCCGTGCGCCAGATCATCGCTGAAAGTGCTCAAATTCAGGGGGACGTCTGGCTATTGAAAAATGCCAAGGCCTGGCCTCTGACGCCCGGTCTCAACCCTGAAACAAACTCGGCCATTCATGACGAACTTAGACTGCCGACAACCCTGACCCAGGATCGCATTCGCGACAGTCTTGGATCTGCCGACGGGGTTTCGATCTATGACCTGCCAGAAACAATTCGGGTCCTTGGCCAGGCCGGGTTTTCGACCAAACGGCATGAAGTTCGGTTTCAGGTAGAACTGGCGCGGCCGTTGTTTCTGATGGCCATGGTTCTGGTCGGCGCAGCTTTCACCATGCGTCACGCGCGGTCGGGAGGCACCGGGCTGGCGGTTCTGATAGCCGTGCTGTTGGGCTTTGGCCTCTATTTCATCCGTAATTTCGCTCAAATCCTCGGCGAGAACGGCCAGATCCCGGTCAGCCTGGCGGCCTGGGCTCCGCCGGTTGCCTCGGTCCTGTTGACCCTTGGCCTGCTGCTGCATGCGGAGGACGGCTGA
- a CDS encoding LPS-assembly protein LptD has translation MRRTLYVLTLVPWMILASTAGAQQTSVSVDDRRPALLVADTVYITPDRTLIAEGNVEAYQGDIRLRAQKITFDRDKGTLHIEGPIRIDQGGEITILANAADMDKDLRNGILKGARMVFQQQLQLASVQMTRVSGRYTQLYKTSATSCQICDDGSPPLWQIRAEKVTHDQLERQLYFENAQFRILDVPVFYFPALRLPDPTLERASGLLVPSVRTTSGLGTGVKVPYFFTLGDSRDLTLAPYLSSKTRTLDARYRQAFKTGTLEVEGALTRDDLQPGDTRGYLFADGAFDLRKGYNLEFQIRTVSDDAYLADYGLPDLDRLRSQLTLTKVNRDSLFHTSMIYYKTLRDSDEQTEIPSSIGDIYYQQRFHPEQLGGELQMTLLAHAHNRSSNTDIIGRDIARTTVDANWQREWHLQNGVVTQTQFGLSADAFNIQDDSTYSSNESRLTPRGAITFRLPMTRQSTSGGTEFLEPIVQLGWTDTIGDAVPNDESNFVEFDQGNLLEMSRFPATDAREDGVTLVYGINWARYSQDGWQASAALGQVFRSTADSQFTKSSGLSGTSSDILMAGQLRLNDDIAITTRGLLNGALNFSKAELRGDWSNQNAQISGSYLWLGTDAAEGRTEETSEFWFNGRYQIHSNWSASANLRYDISDSRASRAGIGFVYTNECVKVDLSVNRRYTTTSSVEPSTDFGFTIALNGFSVDSGTQNYRRSCSNS, from the coding sequence ATGCGTCGTACTCTTTATGTATTGACCTTGGTTCCCTGGATGATCCTGGCCTCAACGGCCGGTGCCCAGCAAACCTCGGTGTCAGTGGACGACAGACGGCCGGCATTGCTGGTTGCCGATACGGTCTACATCACCCCGGACCGCACCTTGATCGCCGAGGGCAATGTCGAAGCCTATCAGGGCGACATCCGCTTGCGGGCACAGAAAATCACCTTTGACCGCGACAAGGGCACCCTTCATATTGAAGGCCCTATTCGCATAGATCAGGGCGGCGAGATCACCATTCTGGCAAATGCCGCTGACATGGACAAAGACCTCCGCAATGGTATCCTCAAGGGGGCCCGCATGGTGTTTCAGCAGCAGCTGCAACTGGCCTCGGTGCAGATGACTCGGGTCAGTGGTCGCTATACGCAACTCTACAAGACATCGGCCACCTCCTGCCAGATCTGTGATGATGGCTCGCCGCCGCTCTGGCAAATCCGGGCCGAGAAGGTCACCCACGACCAGCTGGAGAGACAGCTCTACTTTGAGAACGCACAGTTCCGAATTCTGGATGTGCCAGTGTTCTATTTCCCAGCTCTGCGCCTGCCCGATCCGACACTAGAGCGCGCCTCGGGTTTACTGGTGCCGTCAGTACGCACCACGTCGGGTTTGGGCACCGGGGTCAAAGTGCCTTACTTCTTCACTCTGGGCGACTCCCGGGACCTGACACTGGCCCCCTACCTGTCGTCCAAAACACGCACCCTTGACGCCCGCTACCGACAGGCCTTCAAAACGGGAACACTGGAAGTCGAAGGCGCCTTGACCCGCGATGACCTGCAGCCCGGCGATACCCGCGGTTATCTGTTTGCTGATGGCGCCTTCGATCTGCGCAAAGGCTACAATCTTGAATTTCAAATCAGAACCGTCTCGGACGATGCCTATCTTGCCGATTACGGGCTGCCAGATCTCGACCGTCTGCGCTCGCAACTGACGCTGACAAAAGTCAATCGCGACAGCCTGTTCCACACCAGTATGATCTACTACAAAACGCTGCGGGATTCCGACGAGCAGACTGAAATTCCATCCTCGATCGGTGACATTTATTATCAGCAGCGCTTTCACCCTGAGCAACTGGGCGGTGAGTTGCAAATGACCCTGCTGGCCCACGCCCACAACCGCTCTTCGAACACTGATATTATAGGTCGCGATATCGCCCGCACCACGGTGGATGCCAACTGGCAACGCGAATGGCACCTACAGAACGGAGTTGTCACCCAGACCCAATTTGGCCTGTCCGCCGATGCGTTCAACATTCAGGATGACAGTACATATTCGTCAAATGAATCCCGTCTGACGCCACGCGGTGCCATTACATTTCGACTGCCGATGACGCGCCAATCCACCTCTGGGGGCACGGAATTCCTGGAACCTATTGTGCAGCTGGGCTGGACCGATACCATTGGCGATGCGGTGCCAAATGACGAAAGCAATTTCGTCGAGTTTGATCAGGGCAATTTGCTGGAAATGTCCCGGTTTCCGGCAACCGATGCCCGCGAGGATGGCGTGACCTTGGTTTATGGCATCAACTGGGCTCGGTATTCGCAAGACGGCTGGCAGGCCTCCGCCGCCCTCGGCCAGGTGTTTCGCAGCACTGCAGACAGCCAATTCACCAAATCTTCGGGCCTTAGCGGCACCTCCTCCGATATATTGATGGCCGGGCAGCTCAGGCTTAACGACGATATCGCTATCACAACCCGCGGCTTGCTAAATGGCGCGCTGAACTTCTCCAAGGCCGAACTTCGCGGCGATTGGTCCAACCAGAACGCCCAGATTTCGGGCAGCTACCTATGGCTGGGCACCGATGCGGCCGAAGGCCGAACCGAGGAAACCTCGGAATTTTGGTTCAATGGCCGCTATCAGATTCACTCGAACTGGTCCGCCAGCGCCAATCTGCGCTACGATATTTCCGATTCTCGTGCGTCACGCGCCGGTATTGGATTTGTCTACACAAACGAATGCGTCAAGGTCGATCTTTCGGTTAACAGGCGCTATACTACCACATCAAGTGTTGAGCCTTCGACCGATTTCGGCTTTACCATCGCATTGAACGGGTTTTCCGTTGATAGCGGCACACAAAATTACAGGCGATCATGCAGCAATTCCTAA
- a CDS encoding peptidylprolyl isomerase — protein MQQFLKSWFSAPDLVRGTIRLTYTALFLGAAVIVPQSTSAQGLFSPAVTVNESVITKYELEQRTQFMRLLGTPGDPNKRALEDLINDRLQKEATAQAGITLSEDAITLGMTEFAGRANLTLEEFLKALGENDVAPETLRDYTIAGLSWRDYVGSRFLSLARPSEGEIDRAMGRADTGGVQVLLSEVIIPINEQNVGQVKELAEQISQLDSFSAFSSAATQYSAADSRNNQGHLPWVSLTKLPPQLQEVVLALNAGEITSPLQVQGAIALFQMRDVREVAGAAPRFAAIEYASYLIAGGHSPQAQATAQQLAAQIDTCDDLYGIAKDQDPAVLEIQSLAPAEIPLDVALELAKLDSGETSAVLTRNNGQTLVLLMMCGRTADLGTDEDDGRQGVANALTQQRLEAYAASFIEQLRADAEIVIK, from the coding sequence ATGCAGCAATTCCTAAAGTCTTGGTTCTCTGCCCCGGATCTGGTCCGCGGCACAATCCGTTTAACCTACACGGCCCTCTTTCTTGGTGCGGCGGTCATTGTGCCGCAATCCACGTCAGCACAGGGGTTATTTTCGCCAGCTGTCACCGTCAATGAATCGGTGATCACAAAATACGAACTGGAACAACGGACCCAGTTCATGCGGCTGCTTGGCACCCCGGGTGACCCCAACAAACGGGCGCTTGAGGATCTGATCAACGACCGGCTCCAGAAAGAGGCCACGGCCCAGGCCGGGATCACGCTCTCCGAAGATGCAATTACCCTTGGCATGACCGAATTCGCCGGGCGGGCCAACCTGACCCTCGAGGAATTTCTCAAAGCGCTGGGGGAAAATGATGTGGCCCCCGAAACCCTGCGCGACTACACCATTGCCGGCCTGAGCTGGCGGGACTATGTCGGCTCGCGGTTCCTGTCTTTGGCGCGCCCCAGTGAAGGCGAAATCGACCGGGCCATGGGCCGGGCCGACACCGGTGGTGTGCAGGTGCTGCTGTCCGAAGTGATCATCCCGATCAATGAACAGAATGTGGGTCAGGTTAAAGAACTCGCAGAACAAATCAGCCAGCTGGACAGCTTTTCAGCCTTTTCATCCGCCGCGACACAATATTCCGCTGCCGATAGCCGCAACAATCAGGGTCACCTGCCCTGGGTCTCACTGACCAAGCTACCGCCACAACTGCAGGAAGTTGTGTTGGCTCTGAACGCAGGCGAAATCACCTCGCCGCTGCAAGTGCAAGGCGCCATTGCCCTGTTTCAGATGCGCGACGTCCGGGAAGTCGCCGGTGCCGCCCCTCGCTTTGCCGCTATTGAATACGCCAGCTACCTGATTGCAGGTGGCCACAGCCCGCAGGCGCAGGCAACCGCGCAACAGCTCGCCGCCCAGATCGACACCTGTGACGACCTCTACGGCATCGCCAAAGACCAGGATCCTGCGGTGCTGGAGATCCAGAGCCTGGCGCCGGCGGAGATCCCGCTGGATGTGGCACTGGAGCTGGCAAAACTTGACAGTGGCGAGACCTCTGCCGTGCTGACCCGCAACAATGGCCAAACCCTGGTGCTGCTGATGATGTGCGGCCGCACCGCTGATCTGGGCACCGACGAGGATGACGGCCGTCAGGGGGTCGCAAATGCGCTCACCCAACAACGGCTTGAGGCCTATGCCGCCAGTTTCATTGAACAACTTCGCGCCGACGCCGAAATCGTGATAAAGTGA
- the pdxA gene encoding 4-hydroxythreonine-4-phosphate dehydrogenase PdxA has protein sequence MSPFPPIALSCGEPAGVGPEIAAKAWDKLRDSCPFFWIGDPRHLPEGTAFVEISTAAESLTVCATALPVLPMAFDGAAIAGLPVARHAAGVIQSIETAVSLVQSGQASALCTAPIHKKALIDGADFAYPGHTEFLAALAGRNRVVMMLACEQLRVVPATIHIALAQVPRHLTPVLLRETIEITVKGLQDQFGIPHPRIAVAGLNPHAGEGGAMGSEELDWINALLQDMQSDSYDLTGPHPADTLFHAAARARYDAAICMYHDQALIPIKTLDFDRGVNVTLGLPFIRTSPDHGTACDIAGLGQANPSSLIEALKMAQTMAKSS, from the coding sequence GTGAGCCCATTCCCCCCCATTGCCCTCAGCTGTGGGGAGCCCGCCGGAGTGGGCCCTGAAATCGCCGCCAAGGCCTGGGACAAGCTGCGCGATAGTTGCCCGTTTTTCTGGATCGGCGATCCCCGTCATCTTCCTGAGGGCACTGCGTTTGTGGAAATTTCCACCGCCGCCGAATCCCTGACTGTCTGCGCCACCGCACTGCCGGTTTTACCGATGGCTTTTGACGGTGCCGCCATCGCAGGACTGCCTGTTGCACGGCACGCCGCAGGTGTCATCCAGTCGATCGAAACAGCCGTGAGCCTTGTCCAGAGCGGCCAGGCCTCGGCACTCTGTACCGCACCAATCCATAAAAAGGCCCTGATCGACGGGGCTGATTTTGCCTATCCGGGCCACACCGAATTCCTGGCGGCGCTGGCCGGGCGCAACCGCGTGGTGATGATGCTGGCCTGCGAGCAGTTGCGCGTGGTGCCTGCCACCATTCATATTGCCCTGGCCCAGGTGCCCCGGCATCTGACCCCGGTTCTGCTACGCGAAACCATCGAGATCACGGTCAAAGGATTGCAAGACCAATTTGGAATCCCTCACCCGCGCATCGCAGTGGCCGGCCTGAACCCTCATGCGGGCGAAGGCGGCGCGATGGGCTCCGAGGAACTCGACTGGATCAATGCCCTGCTTCAAGACATGCAGAGTGACAGCTATGATCTCACCGGTCCACATCCCGCCGACACCCTGTTCCACGCCGCCGCCCGCGCCCGTTATGATGCTGCCATCTGCATGTACCACGACCAGGCGCTGATCCCGATCAAAACACTGGATTTTGATCGCGGCGTCAATGTCACCCTCGGCCTGCCCTTCATTCGCACCTCCCCCGACCACGGCACTGCTTGTGATATCGCCGGCTTGGGACAGGCCAATCCCAGCAGCCTGATCGAAGCGCTCAAAATGGCGCAGACCATGGCCAAATCCTCTTGA
- the rsmA gene encoding 16S rRNA (adenine(1518)-N(6)/adenine(1519)-N(6))-dimethyltransferase RsmA, with product MTTIDSLPPLREVIADHQLSARKSLGQNFLLDLNLTAKIARLAGDLSDCDVLEIGPGPGGLTRGLLAEGARRVLAVEKDARCLPALAQVAAAYPNRLQVIEGDALEINPLEHLTPPIRVTANLPYNIGTELLVRWLTPKQWPPFWQSLTLMFQREVAERIVAQPGTKKYGRLALLAQWRAEPHIVMSLPPGAFTPPPKVSSAVVHLTALPEPRFPADAGTLNQVVAAAFNQRRKMLRSALKSVSPDIEDHLKAAGIPPTERAEQVGLEAFCALARSLNPGT from the coding sequence ATGACCACCATCGACAGCCTGCCTCCCCTGCGCGAGGTTATTGCAGACCACCAGCTCTCCGCCCGCAAATCACTGGGCCAGAATTTTCTGCTCGACCTGAACCTGACCGCCAAGATCGCCCGCTTGGCCGGTGATCTGTCTGACTGCGACGTATTGGAAATCGGCCCCGGCCCTGGTGGTTTGACCCGAGGCCTGCTGGCCGAGGGGGCCCGCCGGGTGCTGGCCGTCGAAAAAGACGCACGTTGCCTGCCCGCGCTGGCCCAGGTCGCCGCCGCCTACCCCAATCGTCTGCAGGTGATCGAAGGCGATGCGCTGGAGATCAATCCACTTGAACACCTGACCCCGCCAATCCGGGTTACTGCCAACCTGCCCTATAATATCGGCACCGAATTGCTGGTGCGCTGGCTGACCCCCAAACAATGGCCGCCGTTCTGGCAGAGCCTGACCCTGATGTTCCAGCGCGAAGTGGCCGAACGCATCGTGGCGCAGCCGGGCACCAAGAAATATGGCCGTCTCGCCCTCTTGGCACAGTGGCGCGCCGAGCCGCATATCGTGATGTCGCTGCCGCCCGGAGCCTTCACCCCACCGCCAAAGGTATCCAGCGCAGTTGTCCATCTGACGGCGCTGCCCGAACCTCGGTTTCCAGCAGATGCCGGCACCCTGAATCAGGTGGTGGCCGCCGCCTTCAACCAGCGCAGGAAAATGCTGCGGTCGGCACTGAAAAGCGTGTCTCCCGACATCGAAGACCACCTGAAGGCTGCCGGCATTCCTCCGACCGAGCGCGCAGAGCAGGTTGGTCTCGAAGCGTTCTGCGCCCTGGCACGCAGCTTGAATCCCGGGACCTGA